From Synergistota bacterium, one genomic window encodes:
- a CDS encoding lytic transglycosylase domain-containing protein, translating into MAVIQAESGFNPRAVSSKGAMGLMQLMPATARELGVSDPFDIEDNIMGGVKYLRYLSEKYKGNLELILAAYNAGPYAVDRYRGIPPYRETQNYVQRVLSIYRRRKLKR; encoded by the coding sequence ATGGCGGTGATTCAGGCTGAGTCTGGCTTTAATCCTCGGGCTGTTTCCTCTAAGGGTGCCATGGGTTTGATGCAGCTTATGCCAGCAACGGCACGTGAGCTTGGCGTTTCTGATCCGTTTGATATAGAGGATAACATAATGGGTGGAGTAAAGTATCTGCGCTATCTCTCCGAGAAATATAAGGGGAACCTTGAATTGATCTTAGCTGCATATAACGCGGGACCATATGCAGTAGACAGGTATAGGGGGATACCTCCCTACCGCGAAACGCAGAACTATGTCCAAAGAGTCCTTTCTATATATAGAAGGCGTAAACTCAAAAGATGA
- the fliJ gene encoding flagellar export protein FliJ, producing MAFNFRFEKVLDLKKRIEEKLKSELASLELKRGAVLSEREKLARELEDLRNEFSRRQEEGMSGGEIRLYLSFLSSLSVLIARKEEEIKHLEKKISEKREEIIEASKERKKFEKLRERAFEAYRYEEALRERRFLDEMGLNLFIRRERGGA from the coding sequence GTGGCGTTCAATTTTAGATTTGAGAAAGTACTCGATCTTAAGAAGAGAATAGAGGAGAAGCTTAAAAGTGAGCTTGCTTCCCTTGAACTTAAAAGAGGAGCTGTTCTCTCAGAAAGAGAGAAACTTGCGAGAGAGCTTGAAGATTTAAGGAACGAGTTTTCGAGAAGGCAGGAGGAGGGGATGAGTGGAGGGGAGATACGGCTTTATCTTTCCTTTCTAAGCTCGCTTTCGGTCTTAATTGCCCGCAAGGAAGAGGAAATAAAGCATTTGGAGAAGAAAATAAGTGAAAAAAGGGAAGAGATTATCGAGGCTTCAAAGGAAAGGAAAAAGTTTGAGAAGCTTAGGGAAAGGGCATTTGAAGCTTATAGGTATGAGGAGGCGTTGAGAGAGCGCAGATTTCTCGATGAGATGGGTTTAAACCTTTTTATCAGGAGGGAGCGCGGTGGCGCTTGA